The sequence TTTTGAAGTGATTAACATCTAAAACATCCGTTTCATCGACAGGAGGGTATCAAACAGTCTAACAGTCGTATATTAACATTTGTTTGTCATGGCATTAATAGAAAGGATTGTAAAGTTTAATTCTGCACACCGCGTCCTCAGCCATTTGCTATTCTGGACGGCGGCCACCATCATATTTCTCAACAGGTATGATTTGGTTGAATATAAAGAGCCTGAGCATATCTTTTACAGGCATGTTTATTACATGTCTTTTATGATCCTGTCTTCCTATTTTGTAGCTTATCTGATTATACCTGCATTCATTGCTGGTAGGAGTTATTTATCGATATTGATTTTTTTTCTGGCGGGCAGTTATATTATATGTGTTGCTTCCAGGGCCACGGTGGTTTATTTGCTAGAGCCGCTAATCAGGGTACCGCCTTTTGGGCAGGAGTCACTTTGGGATATCATGACGGATTTTCCGAAGTTGTTTGTGCATTATTTTGCACAGACCTTTTCCGCAGCGTGGGTGTTTGCCCTGATGAAATTGATCAAAGATCAATACATTGTGCAGCAACGCAGCCTGGTTTTGGAAAAGGAAAAGGTACAGTCTGAATTAAATGTGTTAAAAGCTCAACTCAATCCGCATTTCCTATTCAATACATTGAATAATATTTACTCCCTGTCCCTGATAAATTCTCCCGTCACTTCGAAATCTATTGCCGGCCTTTCAGAAATACTTGACCACGTACTGTATAAATGTAATAAGAAGTATGTTCCCATAAGTGAAGAGATCAGGCTTATCAATAACTACATTGACCTTGAAAAATTAAGGTATAATGACCGTCTTCAGGTAAATTTTAAGTATTCAATAGATGAAGATGCAATGGTCGTACCCCTGGTGTTGTTATCACTTGTAGAAAACTCCTTTAAGCATGGAGCAGGAGAAAATATAGGGCACCCTGTTATTGATATAGATCTTAGTTTACAGGGAGGAAATTTTTATTTCAGGGTTTCCAATGGCTTTTTACCGGAGCCTGGCGAAAATAAAACAGATAGGATCGGGCTGATTAATATCCGGAAACAGCTTGATTTACTTTATGGAGACAGGTATCAACTACAGGTAAATACCGATGATAATATTTACGTAGTTTTATTGGGTATTCATCTCAATGGTAATGAAGTACAATAAAAATGACCGTATGAAAATAAAGTGCCTTGTAGTTGATGACGAGCCATTGGCCATACAATTAATCCAGAACCATATTTCGCAGCTGGATGGTTTTGAAGTAGTGGGCACCTGTTCTAATGCAGTGCAGGCTATGGAGGTATTAAGGTCGACCACTATCGACCTGCTTTTTCTCGATATAAAGATGCCAAAGATAACAGGACTTTCATTTCTCAGAGCTTTGCAGCATCCTCCTGCCGTAATAATTACGACTGCGTACCGTGAATATGCAGTTGAAGGGTATGAGCTGGATCTGGTAGATTATCTATTGAAGCCTATCACCTTCGAAAGGTTCATCAAGGCGATTGACCGCTTTTTAAGAATAAAATCCCCCGTGCAGCAACCAGCACCTGTAATTGGAGACAAGGAACTGGTTATGCATATCCGGTCTAAAGGTAAGATCCATAGAATCCAGATCGATGAGATTATTTATGTGGAAAGTATAAAGGATTATATAGTCATTCATTTTGCAGATAAAAAAATTACAGCCAAATATAAATTTGGGGATTTTGAAAAGGAATTGACAGGCAAACCCTTCCTTCGTATTCACCGTTCCTTCCTGGTGAACATAAATAAAATTACTGCTTTTACCGCGAACGATATCGAGGTTGGCGGAACTGAAATACCTATTGGGGCGAGCTATAAAGAATATGTATCAAAAATGTTGGCGTAATACATATCCTGTATGCAGGAAAACGGTACATCAATTTGAATGGCATTAAGATCTAGCCCACACCGTACATTGGTTTAAGCCTGGATCGACTTTTGATGCATTTTAATACTATTCTTATATTTGGTAATCGCATCATGCATTTGCCCACCTAATTCTGTCATAGCCATTAAAACTGGAATAACTGTTTTGCCGATCTCGCTTAGCTCATATTCGACACGCGGTGGTTTTTCGTTATAGCTATGCCTCAAAATTAATCCGTCATTCTCTAATTCCTTGAGTTGTTCAGTCAATATCTTGCGCGATATATCTGGTATTTGTACTGCCAGCTTTCCAAAACGAACAGCACCATTTACCAGCCGGCCCAGAATAATTGGCTTCCACTTTCCGCCAATATAGGTCATCGTGTGAACGATCGGGCAGGTTGATGTATGTTCTTTAAATTTCTTCATTGGTTACATGAATGTTACCACTTTTGGCCTTTTAGTTACATGAGCGTTACCACCTATTCACGTTGTGAGAATGAATAGAAGCAACCGTTTTAGTTACTTTATGGAACTAATTTAAATCAAAGCTAACGATAAGGGAATTAAAAAAAAATAGCATGAAAAGTAAACCAACAATAGATGCGGTATTAGCGGGTAAAATAGCACTGGTAACCGGCGGCACAAAAGGAATTGGAAAAGCGGTGGTTAAAAGACTAGAGCAGGCAGGTGCAACTGTTATCGTCACAGCCCGTAACCAACCGGAAGATCCCGATGTAACATATACATTTATAGCGGCAGACCTATCGCGGGCTGAAGAGGTCAGCAAAGTAGCAGATATTATTAATCAACAATTTGGGCGGATAGATATCATCATCAATAACATGGGGGCAAACGTGTATCCGGGTGGGGGCTTTAGTACCTTGACGGATGAACATTGGGACCAGGCCCTGCAGGTAAATTTGCTTGCTTCCGTTCGGCTGGACCGGGCTTTGTTACCTACAATGCTGGCGCAAA is a genomic window of Chitinophaga sp. LS1 containing:
- a CDS encoding sensor histidine kinase, which codes for MALIERIVKFNSAHRVLSHLLFWTAATIIFLNRYDLVEYKEPEHIFYRHVYYMSFMILSSYFVAYLIIPAFIAGRSYLSILIFFLAGSYIICVASRATVVYLLEPLIRVPPFGQESLWDIMTDFPKLFVHYFAQTFSAAWVFALMKLIKDQYIVQQRSLVLEKEKVQSELNVLKAQLNPHFLFNTLNNIYSLSLINSPVTSKSIAGLSEILDHVLYKCNKKYVPISEEIRLINNYIDLEKLRYNDRLQVNFKYSIDEDAMVVPLVLLSLVENSFKHGAGENIGHPVIDIDLSLQGGNFYFRVSNGFLPEPGENKTDRIGLINIRKQLDLLYGDRYQLQVNTDDNIYVVLLGIHLNGNEVQ
- a CDS encoding response regulator transcription factor, with product MKIKCLVVDDEPLAIQLIQNHISQLDGFEVVGTCSNAVQAMEVLRSTTIDLLFLDIKMPKITGLSFLRALQHPPAVIITTAYREYAVEGYELDLVDYLLKPITFERFIKAIDRFLRIKSPVQQPAPVIGDKELVMHIRSKGKIHRIQIDEIIYVESIKDYIVIHFADKKITAKYKFGDFEKELTGKPFLRIHRSFLVNINKITAFTANDIEVGGTEIPIGASYKEYVSKMLA
- a CDS encoding winged helix-turn-helix transcriptional regulator encodes the protein MKKFKEHTSTCPIVHTMTYIGGKWKPIILGRLVNGAVRFGKLAVQIPDISRKILTEQLKELENDGLILRHSYNEKPPRVEYELSEIGKTVIPVLMAMTELGGQMHDAITKYKNSIKMHQKSIQA